The Thermodesulfatator atlanticus DSM 21156 genome contains a region encoding:
- a CDS encoding methyl-accepting chemotaxis protein has product MQKRKKLNLSVKADLQRWLLLKIGVAIVISVGIALAILYAFSHKELGDSLYHAHFTIKHVSDLLLPVILVAGGVCLLTGFFIVIFLPQKIAGPLYRVEEDLKYIASTGDLRKKISLRKGDKFFHSLADAANKLVERVRKDYQDIQDKIDQAQKAIKEGRNEEALKLLSQIKENLKQKS; this is encoded by the coding sequence ATGCAAAAGCGTAAAAAACTCAACTTGTCGGTCAAAGCGGATTTACAGCGCTGGCTTTTGTTAAAAATTGGTGTGGCCATTGTGATTTCTGTTGGCATAGCCTTAGCTATCCTTTACGCGTTTAGCCACAAAGAATTAGGTGACAGTCTATACCACGCTCATTTTACTATCAAACATGTAAGTGACTTGCTGTTACCGGTCATTTTAGTAGCAGGTGGTGTTTGCCTTTTAACAGGCTTTTTTATCGTTATCTTTCTTCCCCAAAAAATTGCTGGGCCGCTTTATCGTGTAGAAGAAGACTTGAAATATATCGCTTCTACCGGAGATCTCCGTAAAAAAATCTCCCTAAGAAAGGGAGATAAATTTTTTCATTCTTTAGCTGACGCCGCTAACAAACTTGTTGAACGAGTTAGAAAAGATTACCAGGACATCCAAGATAAGATAGATCAAGCCCAAAAGGCAATAAAAGAAGGGCGAAATGAAGAAGCTCTTAAATTACTCTCTCAAATAAAAGAAAACTTGAAACAAAAGTCATAA
- the thpR gene encoding RNA 2',3'-cyclic phosphodiesterase: protein MARLFLAINFPVKVKEKLKELQEDLASSRAQVRWVRPEGIHLTLKFFGEVPEEKIPAIAKVVEQVLKDLRLSELELGIKGMGAFPSLRSPRVVWVGLTGNLKALVLLQQKLEEAFEKIGFPREKRPFVPHVTLGRVKSYQRKEALFNKIKEHLEDEVIPTGEIKIGELILYESTLHPKGAIYTPLKRFPL from the coding sequence ATGGCACGCTTGTTCCTAGCTATCAATTTCCCTGTAAAAGTTAAAGAAAAGCTTAAAGAGCTTCAGGAAGATTTGGCATCGAGCAGGGCTCAAGTCCGCTGGGTGCGTCCCGAGGGGATTCATTTAACCTTAAAATTTTTCGGAGAAGTCCCCGAAGAGAAGATTCCCGCTATAGCCAAAGTTGTTGAACAAGTTTTAAAGGATCTTCGACTTTCTGAACTAGAGTTGGGGATAAAAGGGATGGGAGCGTTTCCTTCATTACGCTCTCCGCGTGTGGTTTGGGTTGGGCTTACGGGTAACTTAAAGGCCCTGGTTCTTCTTCAGCAAAAGCTTGAAGAAGCCTTTGAAAAAATAGGTTTTCCCAGGGAGAAAAGACCCTTTGTGCCGCATGTCACCCTTGGCCGAGTAAAGTCTTACCAAAGAAAAGAAGCCCTTTTTAACAAAATTAAAGAGCATCTCGAAGACGAAGTCATTCCTACTGGAGAAATCAAAATTGGCGAACTCATTCTTTACGAAAGTACCCTTCATCCCAAAGGGGCTATTTATACCCCCTTAAAGCGTTTCCCCTTATGA
- a CDS encoding CinA family nicotinamide mononucleotide deamidase-related protein has product MKGAILAVGNELVEGRVLNRTSFLAARTLLLNGYETAEIVTIPDDHELIERYLNDFLKRYQFLIISGGLGPTTDDITNEAVAKALGRPLVRHEDMVARIKARERAQGLSHNPLRLKMAELPQGAELLTYDHAIAGYYLRANDKLIFCLPGVPEEFELLLESRVIPLLKKLLPTDKYFLSRVFKVFGLREADINLALECLLHKENIKIGFYPALPEIHISLLVWDSSFDTAQALFMEVSAKIEKTLGQNIFGHDEDVLESVVGKLLNAKGETLAVAESCTGGLIASRLTRIPGSSAYFERGVVTYSNQAKIEILGVPEEAINRHGAVSKPVALAMAEGVRKLSGTTYGIGVTGIAGPTGGSAQKPVGTVWIGFSCPEDTVAQCFLFPGERHLVQDYAASTALDWLRRYLTYGTLVPSYQFPCKS; this is encoded by the coding sequence ATGAAAGGGGCCATTTTAGCCGTTGGAAATGAGCTGGTTGAAGGTCGCGTCTTAAACCGTACCAGCTTTTTGGCGGCGAGAACTCTTCTTTTAAACGGTTACGAAACTGCTGAGATAGTAACCATCCCTGATGACCACGAACTCATCGAACGCTATTTGAATGATTTTTTAAAACGTTACCAGTTTCTTATCATAAGCGGAGGCCTTGGCCCTACAACCGACGATATAACCAATGAAGCAGTAGCAAAGGCACTTGGGCGGCCTTTGGTGCGTCATGAAGATATGGTGGCAAGGATTAAAGCAAGAGAACGAGCCCAAGGGCTTTCTCATAATCCTTTGCGCTTAAAGATGGCAGAGCTTCCGCAAGGGGCTGAGCTCCTTACTTATGATCACGCTATAGCGGGCTACTATCTTCGTGCCAACGATAAACTTATTTTTTGTCTGCCAGGGGTGCCTGAGGAGTTTGAACTTCTTTTAGAAAGCCGTGTTATCCCTCTTCTTAAAAAACTTTTACCAACTGACAAATACTTTTTGAGCAGGGTTTTTAAGGTGTTCGGCCTAAGAGAGGCAGACATTAACCTTGCCCTGGAGTGCCTTCTTCACAAGGAAAATATCAAAATAGGCTTTTATCCTGCGCTTCCGGAAATCCATATTTCCTTACTTGTATGGGATTCATCTTTTGATACTGCTCAAGCTCTTTTTATGGAGGTATCAGCTAAGATAGAAAAGACCTTAGGCCAGAATATTTTTGGTCACGATGAAGATGTGCTTGAATCAGTAGTAGGCAAACTCTTAAATGCTAAAGGAGAGACACTTGCTGTTGCGGAGTCTTGTACTGGAGGGCTTATTGCCTCACGTCTTACCCGTATCCCTGGTTCCTCAGCCTATTTCGAAAGGGGGGTAGTTACCTACTCAAACCAAGCAAAAATTGAGATTTTAGGCGTTCCTGAGGAAGCCATTAACAGGCACGGAGCGGTGAGTAAACCTGTGGCCCTTGCCATGGCAGAGGGGGTTCGCAAGCTTTCTGGAACCACTTATGGCATAGGGGTTACCGGGATTGCTGGACCTACTGGTGGCAGCGCTCAAAAACCCGTGGGCACTGTTTGGATTGGTTTTTCGTGCCCAGAGGATACCGTGGCGCAATGTTTTCTTTTTCCTGGGGAGCGCCATCTGGTTCAAGATTACGCAGCTAGTACGGCCCTTGATTGGCTTAGAAGGTATCTGACTTATGGCACGCTTGTTCCTAGCTATCAATTTCCCTGTAAAAGTTAA
- the lpxC gene encoding UDP-3-O-acyl-N-acetylglucosamine deacetylase, which translates to MELFQHTITKAITLSGEGVISGKEILLELCPAPPNHGIVFERADLPSPISIPVGPETAHAIDGASLVALGKYRIIYVEHLLSALNGLSIDNILIKVYGDEIPLFDGSAKAFVEAIISVGRQPQWALRRYVRLEEEIIVREGEKSIVISPADTLAIDYEIDFAHPVIGHQKFSFELSQEKYVSQVCMARTFAFLEDLAVLREKGLLRGGSLENALVLDDKQVLNPDGLHFPDEFVRHKTLDLLGDLYLFGAPILAKIKATRASHKLHLRAVKALGESLYAWRWYPSPGRAPLKPAAVSLPAFAA; encoded by the coding sequence ATGGAGCTTTTTCAACATACTATAACCAAAGCAATTACCTTAAGTGGCGAAGGGGTTATTTCCGGCAAGGAAATCTTGCTTGAGCTCTGCCCTGCGCCACCTAATCACGGTATTGTCTTTGAACGGGCAGATCTTCCCTCTCCTATCTCTATCCCCGTAGGTCCTGAAACAGCGCATGCCATTGACGGGGCTTCTTTGGTTGCCCTTGGCAAATATCGCATTATCTATGTGGAACATCTGCTCTCAGCTTTAAATGGCCTATCCATTGATAACATCTTGATTAAAGTTTACGGGGATGAAATTCCCCTTTTTGATGGTTCTGCTAAGGCTTTTGTAGAAGCTATTATTTCCGTAGGCAGGCAGCCTCAGTGGGCGCTTAGGCGTTATGTTCGTCTTGAAGAAGAAATAATCGTCCGTGAAGGCGAAAAAAGCATAGTGATTTCCCCTGCGGACACCCTGGCCATAGATTACGAAATAGACTTTGCGCATCCTGTTATCGGGCATCAAAAGTTTTCCTTTGAACTTTCCCAAGAAAAATACGTCTCCCAAGTGTGTATGGCGCGCACTTTTGCCTTTCTTGAAGATCTCGCTGTGTTGCGTGAGAAGGGCCTTTTGCGTGGCGGAAGCCTTGAAAATGCCCTTGTGCTGGACGACAAACAGGTACTTAACCCTGATGGTTTACATTTTCCTGATGAATTCGTCCGCCATAAAACCCTGGACCTCCTCGGAGACCTTTATCTTTTTGGCGCACCTATTTTAGCCAAGATAAAGGCAACACGCGCTTCTCATAAGCTGCACTTGCGGGCGGTCAAGGCCTTGGGTGAGAGCCTTTACGCCTGGCGTTGGTATCCCTCCCCTGGGCGTGCTCCTTTAAAACCTGCGGCAGTTTCTCTCCCTGCTTTTGCCGCATAA
- the era gene encoding GTPase Era: MEQKENKEFRSGYVALIGLPNVGKSTLLNQLLGYKVAIATPKPQTTRFPIRGVLTGENFQIIFVDTPGIHDAKDLFNKLMVEQALKAIEEVDSIVFIIDVSNRNPKAEEKIIEILQKAEKPAILALNKIDLIKKGELLPMIEFFSRIYPFKAIVPISALERDGLDELVKEIVETLPEGPMYYDPETLTDQPQRLLAAEIIREKVFMLTRQEIPYATAVVVEEFQEDPEKNMIFIQATIYVEKDSQKGIVIGKGGQMLKKIGTLAREELEFLFGKRVHLDLWVKVLKGWRKEEKLLRRLGFPGV, from the coding sequence ATGGAACAAAAGGAAAATAAAGAATTTCGTTCAGGATACGTGGCCCTTATTGGGCTTCCCAATGTGGGCAAATCAACTCTTTTGAACCAACTTTTGGGGTATAAGGTTGCCATTGCTACCCCTAAGCCTCAGACAACGCGTTTCCCAATAAGAGGAGTGCTAACAGGTGAAAATTTCCAGATAATTTTTGTAGATACTCCGGGGATTCATGACGCCAAAGATTTGTTTAACAAGCTTATGGTAGAGCAGGCTTTGAAGGCTATCGAAGAGGTAGATAGCATTGTTTTCATCATTGACGTGAGTAATCGCAATCCCAAGGCAGAGGAAAAAATCATCGAAATTTTACAAAAGGCTGAAAAACCCGCCATTCTTGCGCTTAACAAAATAGATTTAATTAAAAAAGGCGAGCTTTTGCCCATGATAGAATTTTTCTCGCGTATATATCCCTTTAAGGCCATTGTCCCCATCTCTGCCCTTGAAAGGGATGGTCTTGACGAACTGGTGAAAGAAATTGTCGAAACTCTTCCAGAAGGCCCCATGTATTACGATCCAGAGACTTTAACGGATCAACCCCAGCGCCTTTTGGCAGCAGAAATTATTCGCGAAAAGGTATTTATGCTTACGCGTCAGGAGATTCCTTATGCTACCGCCGTGGTGGTAGAAGAGTTTCAAGAAGATCCAGAAAAAAACATGATATTCATTCAGGCGACCATTTACGTGGAAAAAGACTCCCAAAAAGGAATCGTTATTGGAAAAGGCGGACAAATGTTAAAAAAGATAGGAACCTTGGCCCGGGAGGAACTGGAATTTCTCTTTGGCAAACGAGTTCATCTGGATCTATGGGTCAAAGTGCTTAAGGGCTGGCGCAAAGAGGAAAAGCTTCTAAGAAGGCTCGGTTTTCCAGGGGTGTGA
- the rnc gene encoding ribonuclease III translates to MASNDYLAKYQELLLRLSKCVGFRFKNELFYLKALTHRSFLGDHPDWPYGDNELLEFLGDAVLGAVISHLLFERYGKDFREGELSKMRAWLVNEERLSKVAQKIGLSELILLGTGEERGGGRKKPSILASAFEALVAAIYLDRGYEKAFEFVRGAFARVIPQAKRGLLSDYKTVLQEITQARFKKTPKYVLIEASGPEHAKKFLVEVRLNGEVLAKGKGRSKKAAEQEAAKQALKILEEKYGTKGK, encoded by the coding sequence TCAGGAACTTTTGTTAAGGCTTTCTAAATGTGTGGGGTTTCGCTTTAAAAACGAACTCTTTTATCTTAAGGCCCTAACACATCGCTCTTTTTTGGGAGACCATCCCGACTGGCCCTACGGGGATAACGAACTGTTGGAATTTTTGGGTGATGCGGTTCTTGGAGCAGTTATAAGCCATCTTCTTTTCGAGCGTTACGGAAAAGATTTCCGTGAAGGTGAGCTTTCAAAAATGCGAGCCTGGCTGGTAAATGAAGAAAGGCTTAGCAAAGTGGCTCAAAAGATCGGGCTTTCAGAGCTTATCCTTTTGGGGACAGGTGAAGAAAGGGGAGGCGGGCGCAAAAAGCCCTCGATACTTGCTTCAGCTTTTGAGGCTTTGGTGGCAGCTATTTATCTTGACAGGGGTTATGAAAAGGCCTTTGAGTTTGTGCGCGGGGCTTTTGCAAGGGTAATCCCTCAGGCCAAAAGGGGGCTTCTTTCAGACTATAAAACCGTGTTACAAGAGATTACTCAGGCACGTTTTAAAAAAACGCCAAAGTATGTGCTCATTGAGGCTTCTGGTCCAGAGCACGCCAAGAAGTTTTTGGTAGAAGTTCGCCTTAACGGAGAGGTTTTAGCCAAAGGCAAAGGTCGTTCCAAAAAAGCGGCTGAACAAGAGGCAGCCAAGCAAGCCTTGAAAATATTGGAGGAGAAATATGGAACAAAAGGAAAATAA